From one Shewanella sp. GD04112 genomic stretch:
- the glnL gene encoding nitrogen regulation protein NR(II), giving the protein MDKETLLNHLVTAVLVIDKDLKPCYANAAAEQLLGVGSHRLVEQALPEHYQVLGVDAQLLSDAVKAGQGLTVNTATLVTLDAQHHTVDLTLIPLEDEAQLSLLELRQVDQQRRIHQQLSQDAQQQAAQFLVRNLAHEIKNPLGGLRGAAQLLSRELEDPAQKEFTNLIIEQADRLRSLVDRLLGPQRPTQHSLHNIHQVVQKVYKLVEMALPANIQLKRDYDPSIPDIEMDPDQMQQAVLNILQNAVQALEHTGGEILIRTRTQHQVTIGSQRHKLVLTLSIIDNGPGIPPELMDTLFYPMVTSREQGSGLGLSIAHNIARLHSGRIDCVSSPGHTEFIISLPILSAK; this is encoded by the coding sequence ATGGATAAAGAGACTCTGCTTAATCATTTAGTCACCGCGGTACTTGTCATCGATAAGGATCTTAAGCCTTGTTATGCCAACGCAGCAGCAGAGCAACTGTTAGGTGTAGGTAGCCATAGGTTAGTCGAGCAAGCCCTTCCGGAGCATTATCAAGTCCTTGGCGTTGATGCCCAATTACTGAGTGATGCGGTGAAAGCTGGCCAAGGCCTCACGGTTAACACGGCGACCTTAGTGACCTTAGATGCCCAGCACCATACCGTCGACCTAACGCTGATCCCGCTCGAAGACGAAGCACAATTGAGCCTGCTTGAACTGAGACAGGTGGACCAGCAACGCCGGATCCACCAGCAACTCAGCCAGGATGCCCAGCAACAGGCGGCGCAATTTCTGGTGCGAAATTTGGCCCACGAGATCAAAAATCCCCTGGGTGGCCTGCGTGGCGCGGCACAGTTGCTCTCACGGGAATTAGAGGATCCGGCACAAAAGGAATTTACCAATCTGATCATTGAGCAGGCCGACCGCCTGCGCAGCCTAGTGGACAGATTGCTCGGCCCGCAGCGACCGACCCAACATAGCCTGCACAACATTCATCAAGTGGTGCAGAAGGTTTATAAACTGGTGGAAATGGCTCTGCCCGCCAATATTCAGCTAAAGCGCGACTACGATCCCTCGATTCCCGATATCGAGATGGATCCCGACCAAATGCAACAAGCAGTGTTGAATATTTTGCAGAATGCGGTGCAGGCCCTTGAGCATACAGGGGGCGAAATCCTGATCCGCACCCGCACGCAACATCAGGTCACTATCGGTTCGCAGCGCCACAAGCTCGTGCTGACCCTGTCCATTATCGACAATGGCCCAGGTATACCACCAGAGCTGATGGACACGCTATTTTATCCCATGGTCACCAGTCGTGAGCAAGGTTCGGGATTAGGCCTATCGATTGCCCATAACATTGCCAGATTACACTCGGGCAGAATCGATTGTGTATCCAGCCCTGGGCATACCGAATTTATCATTTCGTTACCGATTTTAAGCGCCAAATAA
- a CDS encoding DUF4124 domain-containing protein, whose product MRAFTLISLLLLSLFAQATVYKWVDKDGKVHYSDEPHPNAEVVELKEKTLNQIALPPVKNDADDSQVIQQIQYQVVITSPTEEETVRDNSGDFQVTATVTPEIKSQYLMALKLDGQTVGQPQVGGIFQLKNIDRGEHTIVVDAMTQNGKVFASSSPRKIFLHQAAMNPVPKKQPKSN is encoded by the coding sequence ATGCGTGCATTCACCCTCATCAGCTTATTGCTGCTCAGCCTGTTCGCCCAGGCAACAGTGTACAAATGGGTCGATAAGGATGGAAAAGTCCATTACTCAGATGAGCCACATCCCAATGCCGAGGTTGTTGAGTTAAAAGAGAAAACCCTCAATCAAATTGCACTCCCCCCCGTAAAAAATGATGCGGATGACTCGCAAGTGATCCAACAAATCCAGTATCAAGTCGTCATCACTTCCCCTACGGAAGAGGAAACCGTGAGAGACAATAGCGGAGACTTTCAAGTCACTGCCACTGTCACCCCAGAGATCAAAAGCCAGTATCTGATGGCACTCAAACTCGACGGTCAAACGGTCGGTCAGCCTCAAGTGGGTGGCATCTTCCAACTTAAGAACATCGACCGAGGTGAACATACCATTGTTGTCGATGCCATGACTCAAAACGGCAAAGTCTTTGCATCTAGCTCTCCACGAAAGATATTTCTTCATCAAGCGGCGATGAATCCAGTCCCGAAAAAACAACCAAAATCTAATTAA